TTTATTCGCAAGACATATATGCTCTTGGCAGCGGCGATTCTCGCATTTATTGCTGTCGAGGGATTTCTCTTTGCCAGCGGTGCCGCTGTGGTTATCGCCAGTGTTCTCTTTAGCGGGGGAGCGATCGGATGGCTGGTCGTACTTGGTTTGTTCATGGGTGTTTCGTTCCTCGCTAACCGATGGGCGACTTCCGAAACGTCGACCACCGTCCAATATGCCGGTCTTGGTATTTTTATCATCGCCGAAGCGATCATTTTCGTACCGCTGATCCTGATCGCCACGAGCGTTTCGGGCGACGCTTCTGTGCTGTTGAAGGCCGGTATCGTTACGCTCGGACTGTTCCTCGGTATCACGATGACGGTTTTCATCACTCGGACAGATTTTTCCTTCCTCCGCCCGATCTTGGCGATCGGCGGTTTCGCGGCGTTAGGATTTATCGTTGCGAGTGCGATCTTCGGATTTTCGCTCGGAACGGTGTTCGCGTTCGTCATGGTGGCGTTTGCGGGAACTGCAATTCTGTACGAGACATCGAACGTACTTCACCGTTTCAACACTAAACAGCACGTTGCGGCATCGCTCACATTGTTTGCCAGCGTCGCCTTGCTGTTCTGGTACATCTTGAGCATATTTAGCTCACGAGATTAAAACTGATCAAATAACAACACCGCCGTTTGGTTTCTGCGACCAACGGCGGTATTTTTGTGTCTGAGGTAATTGAAATGAAACGATATCTTGTTATCGCGGCCCTGGTAGCCGCATTTGTACTTTCGGCCTTTAGCCAGGGTACGCCGACTGCAACCCCTTCTAAACTAAAGGTCGGCGATATGGCCCCTGACTTTACTCTGACCGATACGGCCGGAACAAAGGTAAAGCTCAGCGATTTTCGCGGTAAGAACAATGTAGTGCTTGCCTTCTACGTTTTTGCATTCACAGGCGGCTGAACGAAGGAACTCCAGGCTTACCAGGCTGGTATAGCCAACTTCGAGGCGGTCGCAACCAAGGTTTTCGGGATCAGTATGGACTCCCGTTTTTCAAACAAAGCATTTGCCGAAAAGATCGGCGTTACGTCGTTTCAATTACTGAGCGATTGGGACCGAACGGTGACAAAACAATACGGGCTTTACAACGAAGAGAAAGGTTTCGGCAGCAGGGGAACCTTTGTCGTGGACAAGGAAGGCAAGATCAGACAGATCGTCCTTGATAACCTGGCCATCGATCCGACCGGCACGCTCGAGGCCTGCAGCCTTTTGGAAAAGAAACTCGTCGTTGAACCGCCAAAGCCTTAAGGGATCGAGGATCGTTTTGACGCGGTCCTCTTTTTTATCCAATTACTCTTCACGCAAACTCGACGGTTCTATCTCGTTCGCGGTCAGATTGCCGTCCGAATCCTGCATCAGTATCTCAATACGCCGTTCGGCATTGCTCAAACGGGCCCGGCAATCGCGTGAAAGCGCGATTCCACGCTCAAATAACGCAAGGCTTTCCTCGAGCGGCATATCGCCGTCCTCGAGCTTTCCGACGATCTCCTCTAACTCAACGAGTGATTGTTCAAAAGTCTTTTCCATAGTCTCCTAAGCTCCCTTCCTTACGAAGGAGGGGTGGCCGCCGCTCTGGGCGGACGGGGTGGTTCTCTCCTAAAAAGCTCGAACTATTTAACCAATTCCTCAGCCTGCTTGAGCAGGTCGGCGATGTTGCCGACACCGAGGGTTTTACCTGCTTTCGTGACGCCGCCCATCGCGATCGCGATCATTTCCTGGCCGACCTTTCGGGCGATCTCGGTTGCAAGTTTGTCGTCTTTCAGCCCGACGACCTGCCATCGGTCACCCTTTCTTTTCATCTTGACATCGAACGGCCGGTCCGCGAGTTTGCTGGTGACGATTGCGGTGTCGCCGGTCACCTTGATGTCCAGATACTGGCTCGCCCCGAGCACCATCGCAAAGAACGGCACATTTCCAAATCGCTCGGTCCGATCGCGAACGACACGCGGCAACTCGGCTCTCGCACG
The sequence above is a segment of the Acidobacteriota bacterium genome. Coding sequences within it:
- a CDS encoding Bax inhibitor-1 family protein; amino-acid sequence: MEDFTSTYGNSVAEAAPADRAAFIRKTYMLLAAAILAFIAVEGFLFASGAAVVIASVLFSGGAIGWLVVLGLFMGVSFLANRWATSETSTTVQYAGLGIFIIAEAIIFVPLILIATSVSGDASVLLKAGIVTLGLFLGITMTVFITRTDFSFLRPILAIGGFAALGFIVASAIFGFSLGTVFAFVMVAFAGTAILYETSNVLHRFNTKQHVAASLTLFASVALLFWYILSIFSSRD
- a CDS encoding redoxin domain-containing protein, whose product is MKRYLVIAALVAAFVLSAFSQGTPTATPSKLKVGDMAPDFTLTDTAGTKVKLSDFRGKNNVVLAFYVFAFTGG
- a CDS encoding redoxin domain-containing protein, with amino-acid sequence MANFEAVATKVFGISMDSRFSNKAFAEKIGVTSFQLLSDWDRTVTKQYGLYNEEKGFGSRGTFVVDKEGKIRQIVLDNLAIDPTGTLEACSLLEKKLVVEPPKP
- the xseB gene encoding exodeoxyribonuclease VII small subunit, with the protein product MEKTFEQSLVELEEIVGKLEDGDMPLEESLALFERGIALSRDCRARLSNAERRIEILMQDSDGNLTANEIEPSSLREE